The proteins below come from a single Candidatus Bathyarchaeota archaeon genomic window:
- a CDS encoding type II toxin-antitoxin system HicB family antitoxin codes for MVTRKLTVLLEPAEEGGFVVKCVELPVASEGETKEEALNNIKEAIEGYLEVKGTDN; via the coding sequence ATGGTCACTCGTAAACTCACGGTTCTCCTGGAACCTGCTGAAGAAGGCGGTTTTGTAGTTAAATGCGTGGAGTTACCAGTTGCATCTGAAGGCGAAACCAAAGAGGAAGCCTTAAACAACATCAAGGAAGCAATCGAAGGCTACTTGGAAGTTAAGGGAACAGACAATTAA
- a CDS encoding tetratricopeptide repeat protein, giving the protein MKTSHVIRDMQKASLTAERLNREGNYANAVEAYNKALRICATLPATSDFDRRRFEAHCYAGLSAAQGKLGKHLECFASANKALAFYDECGDKYPADVGRWLMAQVNQGTALATLGCPAAALEALARAKQLLASHGLDTPENKRWLEAVDANVSVIEAHLAGQQPKKSE; this is encoded by the coding sequence ATGAAAACATCGCATGTAATCCGAGATATGCAGAAAGCCAGCCTGACAGCCGAGCGGCTCAACCGAGAAGGCAACTATGCGAACGCGGTGGAAGCCTACAACAAGGCGCTCCGCATCTGCGCCACGCTTCCCGCCACCTCAGACTTTGACCGACGCCGCTTCGAAGCCCACTGCTACGCCGGCTTATCCGCCGCGCAGGGCAAACTGGGCAAGCATCTGGAGTGCTTTGCCTCAGCCAACAAAGCCCTCGCGTTCTACGATGAATGCGGCGACAAATACCCGGCGGATGTGGGCAGGTGGCTGATGGCTCAGGTTAATCAGGGCACGGCGTTGGCGACTTTGGGGTGCCCCGCGGCGGCGCTGGAGGCTTTGGCGCGTGCCAAGCAGCTGCTTGCCAGCCATGGATTGGATACGCCGGAGAATAAGCGGTGGCTGGAGGCTGTGGACGCCAACGTCTCGGTGATTGAGGCGCATTTGGCTGGGCAGCAACCTAAAAAATCTGAGTAG
- a CDS encoding UPF0175 family protein, protein MTTETTSVGVRLPKKFLEYIDREAELESVDRSVIIRRLVERGAAELEKEKAAKLYMEGKISLSGAAERAQLTIPEMVDYLVCKGYKSDYSMDDFREGVALLEKELNKDKADS, encoded by the coding sequence TTGACCACTGAAACAACAAGTGTGGGGGTTCGATTGCCAAAAAAATTCCTTGAATACATAGATAGAGAAGCTGAATTAGAAAGTGTAGACCGCTCAGTTATCATTAGGAGACTCGTTGAAAGGGGGGCAGCAGAATTGGAAAAGGAGAAAGCTGCAAAACTCTACATGGAAGGCAAGATTTCACTGAGTGGAGCAGCAGAGAGGGCGCAACTTACCATTCCAGAGATGGTTGATTATCTGGTATGTAAGGGTTACAAATCGGATTATTCGATGGATGATTTTAGGGAAGGCGTGGCTTTGCTGGAGAAAGAACTTAACAAGGATAAAGCCGATTCCTAA
- a CDS encoding lipoate--protein ligase family protein — translation MDTWRYLPLQTHSAAMNMAIDEAIMQARIAEKVPNTLRLYRWQPSAVSIGRNQQPQNQVYLDAAAQLGVDVLRRISGGGAVYHDFEGEVTYSVIAKATDLGSADVPSVYLKIYGAITDALRLLGVPADFSGGDAKNCPNLTVAGKKISGSSQVISRGVVLQHGTVLVNVDLPKMFQLLQLRGVSCTQAADIGRRKITSIQAELGHKISPGTVANALAQGFKAILKIQLLEAELTAQEKAAAEQLCREKYAAQEWNLGGKPA, via the coding sequence ATGGATACTTGGCGTTATCTTCCCCTCCAAACTCACAGCGCAGCTATGAACATGGCCATCGACGAGGCGATTATGCAAGCCCGCATCGCCGAAAAAGTTCCCAATACGCTGCGCCTCTACCGCTGGCAACCCTCCGCCGTGAGCATCGGACGCAACCAGCAGCCCCAAAACCAGGTTTACCTCGACGCGGCGGCGCAGCTGGGCGTGGATGTGCTGCGGCGTATCAGCGGAGGCGGCGCCGTCTACCACGATTTTGAAGGCGAAGTCACCTACAGCGTAATCGCCAAAGCCACAGATTTAGGCTCAGCCGATGTGCCCAGCGTCTACCTTAAAATCTACGGCGCCATAACCGATGCGCTGCGGCTGCTGGGGGTGCCCGCGGATTTCAGCGGCGGCGACGCCAAAAACTGCCCTAACCTCACTGTTGCGGGAAAGAAAATCAGCGGCAGCAGCCAGGTCATAAGCCGCGGCGTCGTGCTCCAGCATGGCACCGTCCTGGTCAATGTGGATTTGCCCAAGATGTTCCAGCTTTTGCAGCTTAGAGGTGTCTCCTGTACCCAGGCCGCGGACATCGGCAGACGCAAAATCACCAGCATCCAAGCAGAGCTGGGACACAAAATCAGCCCCGGCACCGTTGCCAACGCGCTGGCACAGGGCTTTAAGGCAATCCTCAAAATCCAGCTGCTCGAAGCCGAACTCACCGCCCAGGAAAAAGCCGCCGCAGAACAGCTATGCAGAGAAAAATACGCCGCGCAAGAGTGGAATTTGGGCGGAAAACCCGCTTAA
- the cysS gene encoding cysteine--tRNA ligase: MQPTIFIFNTLSRRKEEFKPIEAGKVKLYTCGPTVYDYAHIGNFRAFLFEDLLKRWLLYRGYKVTHVMNLTDIDDKTIRGSQKQGIALGQFTDFYVKAFFEDIKALNILPADYYPKATDHIAEMISLIKALMEKGIAYRGEDGSIYFSVAKYPSYGKLSHLKVGELKAGARVSQDEYAKEEAQDFALWKAWTPEDGDVFWETELGKGRPGWHIECSAMSTKYLGETFDIHCGGIDNMFPHHENEIAQSEAASGKPFVHYWMHNEHLQVEGKKMSKRLGNFYTLRDLLSKGYDPIVIRYLLMSTHYRQQFNFTFEGLDASKAAVDRLRNFVRRLHEAEGTTEVGKIATLTAKLEACFGGSMDDDLNIGIALSALFDFVREMNALLDANLVSKQEAADVGGLMMRIDGVLGVIGKVEVEEALGSDIDALVQKREAARKAKNWKEADAIRAQLKERGIVLEDTAQGIRWHKEKAA; the protein is encoded by the coding sequence ATGCAACCAACCATATTCATTTTTAACACTTTAAGTCGCCGAAAAGAAGAATTCAAGCCCATCGAGGCAGGCAAAGTAAAACTCTACACCTGTGGCCCAACCGTCTACGACTACGCCCACATCGGCAACTTCCGCGCCTTCCTCTTCGAGGACCTGCTTAAGCGTTGGCTACTCTACCGCGGCTACAAAGTCACCCATGTCATGAACCTCACCGACATCGACGACAAAACCATCCGGGGCAGCCAGAAACAGGGCATAGCGCTGGGGCAATTCACGGATTTCTACGTTAAAGCCTTCTTTGAGGACATCAAAGCCCTCAACATCCTTCCCGCCGACTATTACCCCAAAGCCACCGACCACATAGCCGAGATGATCTCGCTGATTAAGGCGCTGATGGAGAAGGGCATCGCGTACCGCGGCGAAGACGGCTCCATCTATTTCTCAGTTGCCAAATATCCAAGCTACGGCAAGCTTTCGCATCTTAAAGTGGGCGAACTCAAAGCCGGCGCGCGGGTCAGCCAGGACGAGTACGCTAAGGAGGAGGCACAGGACTTCGCGCTCTGGAAAGCTTGGACGCCAGAGGACGGCGATGTGTTCTGGGAAACCGAGCTGGGCAAGGGTCGCCCGGGGTGGCACATCGAATGCTCTGCGATGAGCACCAAATATTTGGGCGAAACCTTTGATATCCACTGCGGCGGCATCGACAACATGTTCCCGCACCACGAAAACGAGATCGCCCAGTCCGAAGCCGCCTCGGGCAAACCGTTTGTGCATTACTGGATGCATAACGAGCACCTCCAGGTTGAGGGCAAAAAGATGAGCAAGCGTCTAGGCAACTTTTACACGCTGCGTGACCTCCTCTCGAAGGGCTATGACCCCATCGTTATCCGCTACCTACTCATGAGCACGCATTATCGGCAGCAATTCAACTTCACCTTCGAAGGGCTAGATGCATCGAAGGCGGCGGTGGATCGGCTGCGCAACTTCGTGCGGCGACTGCATGAAGCCGAGGGCACAACCGAGGTGGGCAAAATCGCCACCTTAACAGCTAAGCTTGAAGCGTGCTTTGGCGGCTCCATGGATGATGACCTCAACATCGGCATCGCATTGTCGGCGCTGTTTGATTTCGTCCGAGAAATGAACGCTCTACTCGACGCTAACCTTGTCAGCAAGCAGGAAGCCGCGGACGTGGGCGGCTTGATGATGCGCATCGACGGCGTTTTAGGAGTCATCGGCAAAGTCGAGGTGGAGGAGGCGCTGGGCAGCGACATCGACGCGCTCGTGCAGAAGCGGGAGGCAGCCCGGAAAGCCAAGAACTGGAAAGAAGCCGACGCCATCCGCGCGCAACTAAAAGAGAGGGGCATCGTGCTTGAGGACACCGCGCAGGGCATCCGGTGGCACAAAGAGAAGGCAGCTTAA
- a CDS encoding type II toxin-antitoxin system HicB family antitoxin — translation MHDFDVVLLEDETGGFVAMVPALPGCHTQGDSIAEVLENIKEAIDLYWETLSQQEKKELMKEKVVGIQKVKALA, via the coding sequence ATGCACGACTTTGATGTTGTACTTCTTGAAGATGAAACGGGCGGCTTCGTTGCAATGGTGCCTGCTCTGCCCGGATGCCACACTCAAGGCGACAGCATAGCTGAGGTCCTAGAGAACATAAAGGAAGCCATAGACCTCTACTGGGAAACCCTCTCGCAGCAGGAAAAGAAAGAGCTAATGAAAGAAAAAGTCGTGGGTATCCAAAAAGTGAAAGCCCTTGCCTAA
- a CDS encoding PDC sensor domain-containing protein — MSKSELAAIILAVALIASVAANIYLLAQTAVSASAAKVEMVNTLSQIQTQIDAELTRIGQSLAYAAKQLSTTGLTGDQANAVLAKLAANSSYIINAATENLDNTIVAVAPQNWSQILGRNVGEQVYLNPNPYGEVTPVMSPVIALQSDIMGNALAAPIFDSQNRLIGAVSVIFDPQTLIGNTAASALSGKPYELIGMQLDGMMIYDSDPTQQWRNMFTDPAYQGFAELLALGHRVVDAPSGYGTYRFTLADSSTVVHKECYWSSVWAFGQQWRLALNHALQ, encoded by the coding sequence ATGAGTAAATCTGAGCTTGCAGCAATAATCTTGGCAGTAGCCCTAATTGCCTCTGTAGCAGCAAACATCTACTTGCTAGCTCAAACTGCAGTTTCAGCTAGCGCCGCCAAAGTCGAGATGGTCAATACCCTCAGCCAAATCCAGACTCAAATTGACGCTGAACTAACCCGCATCGGCCAAAGCCTCGCCTACGCCGCAAAACAGCTCTCCACAACAGGGTTAACCGGCGACCAAGCCAACGCAGTCCTCGCCAAGTTGGCAGCCAACAGCTCCTACATCATAAACGCCGCCACCGAAAACCTCGACAACACCATCGTGGCAGTTGCACCCCAGAACTGGAGCCAAATCCTAGGCCGAAACGTAGGCGAACAAGTCTACCTTAACCCCAACCCCTACGGCGAAGTTACCCCTGTCATGTCACCGGTGATTGCTCTGCAATCAGACATAATGGGCAACGCCCTCGCCGCACCCATCTTTGACAGCCAAAACCGCCTAATCGGCGCAGTCAGCGTCATCTTTGACCCCCAAACACTCATAGGCAACACCGCAGCCTCCGCCCTAAGCGGTAAACCCTACGAGTTAATCGGCATGCAACTTGACGGCATGATGATTTATGACTCTGACCCCACGCAGCAGTGGCGCAACATGTTCACTGACCCAGCCTACCAGGGCTTCGCGGAGCTTTTGGCTTTGGGGCACCGCGTGGTGGATGCGCCTTCGGGTTATGGCACCTACAGGTTTACTCTCGCGGATTCCTCAACGGTGGTGCATAAGGAATGCTACTGGAGCAGTGTGTGGGCGTTTGGGCAGCAGTGGCGACTTGCCCTCAACCACGCATTACAGTAG
- a CDS encoding tRNA (N(6)-L-threonylcarbamoyladenosine(37)-C(2))-methylthiotransferase — MTQKVHIKTYGCSSNTADTETLAGCLQTAGYTLTDNQTEADLIIYNTCAVKGPTENHIINDIKHAPNGKKIIVAGCLPRISYERLTKESHFDAAVGPAIGKKIVEVAERVLRGEHIVDLTVPQEIPQLTLPKMRKNSAVSIVPINFGCLGSCAYCCVVQARGKLRSYSIEEITARIQADFAEGAREFWLTSQDTASYGRDIKTDLAALLCKVGNLEGDFRVRVGMMTPNLVSDIQERLIAAFESPKIFKFLHLPVQSGDDAVLRGMRRFYTAEEFKGIVEAFREMFPDLTLATDVIVGYPGETEQAFENTLQLMREVEPDVTNVSKFFARPKTAAWELHEGLVDKEQTKRRSTVAAELARQIAAKRNRCWVGWIGEVIFDEQGKVEDSWVGRNFAYKPIAVKSQENLLGKTVKVEVTQAAETYLKGKIAEDHANDELGYIAI; from the coding sequence ATGACCCAAAAAGTCCACATCAAAACCTACGGCTGCTCCAGCAACACCGCAGACACAGAAACCCTAGCCGGATGCCTCCAAACCGCAGGATACACCCTCACCGACAACCAAACAGAAGCCGACCTCATCATCTACAACACCTGCGCCGTAAAAGGCCCAACCGAAAACCACATAATAAACGACATAAAACATGCCCCAAACGGCAAAAAAATCATCGTGGCAGGCTGCCTGCCCAGAATCAGTTACGAACGCCTCACAAAAGAATCACACTTCGACGCTGCAGTCGGTCCAGCAATAGGCAAAAAAATCGTCGAAGTCGCAGAACGCGTGCTTAGAGGCGAGCACATCGTGGATTTAACTGTACCTCAAGAAATTCCGCAGCTTACCCTACCTAAAATGCGCAAAAACAGCGCAGTCAGCATAGTTCCCATCAACTTCGGCTGCTTGGGAAGCTGCGCTTACTGCTGCGTGGTGCAGGCACGGGGAAAACTGCGAAGCTACAGCATAGAGGAAATCACAGCGCGCATACAAGCCGACTTCGCGGAGGGCGCAAGGGAGTTCTGGTTGACTTCGCAGGACACCGCCAGCTACGGCAGAGACATAAAAACCGATTTGGCCGCGTTGCTCTGCAAGGTAGGCAACCTTGAAGGGGACTTTCGGGTTCGCGTGGGCATGATGACGCCGAATTTGGTCAGCGACATTCAGGAGCGGTTGATTGCGGCGTTTGAGAGCCCGAAAATCTTCAAGTTCCTGCATCTGCCCGTGCAAAGCGGTGACGATGCCGTGCTGCGTGGCATGCGGAGATTCTACACTGCTGAGGAGTTTAAGGGGATTGTGGAGGCTTTCAGGGAAATGTTTCCTGACTTGACCTTGGCGACTGACGTGATTGTGGGTTACCCCGGCGAAACCGAGCAGGCTTTCGAGAACACGCTGCAGTTGATGCGTGAAGTTGAACCTGACGTAACTAACGTGTCCAAGTTTTTTGCTCGACCCAAAACTGCCGCTTGGGAGCTGCATGAGGGATTGGTGGATAAAGAGCAGACTAAACGCCGAAGCACAGTCGCTGCCGAGTTGGCAAGGCAAATAGCGGCTAAACGCAACAGGTGCTGGGTGGGCTGGATAGGCGAAGTTATCTTTGATGAGCAGGGTAAAGTGGAGGATTCTTGGGTTGGACGTAATTTCGCTTACAAACCCATCGCAGTAAAAAGCCAAGAGAACCTGCTGGGCAAAACAGTAAAGGTGGAAGTTACCCAAGCCGCCGAAACCTACCTGAAAGGCAAAATCGCCGAAGACCACGCCAACGACGAATTAGGCTACATAGCCATTTAG
- a CDS encoding ribbon-helix-helix domain-containing protein, with amino-acid sequence MKLITLYLPETYIKALDQLVDERFYPNRAEAIRVAIRDLISAEVWRRKGVD; translated from the coding sequence TTGAAACTAATCACACTGTACTTACCTGAAACGTATATAAAAGCTTTAGACCAGCTCGTGGACGAACGATTCTATCCCAACCGAGCCGAAGCCATCAGAGTCGCCATCCGCGACCTAATCAGCGCAGAAGTCTGGAGGCGCAAAGGCGTTGACTAA
- a CDS encoding DNA alkylation repair protein: protein MQSIVSQIRADLTANVDIETQRGAKRYFKEDIKVYGVKTATVGKIAQKFWRQAKELPKGEIFDLCEELYRSGFMEEAFVVSDWMPRYIDHLEADDIHIFRQWISSYVTNWAECDGFCNHTVGDLIQKFPLIVDEVKSWAKSGNRWLRRASAVSFIVPAKKGMFLADALEICDMLLLSGDDLVQKGYGWLLKEESRVHQQEVFDYVVAHREVMPRTALRYAIELMPKELKVEAMKKA, encoded by the coding sequence ATGCAATCGATTGTTTCCCAAATCCGCGCAGACCTAACCGCTAACGTGGACATAGAAACCCAGCGTGGCGCCAAACGTTACTTTAAGGAAGACATCAAAGTCTACGGGGTGAAAACTGCGACGGTGGGGAAAATCGCTCAGAAATTTTGGCGGCAGGCAAAAGAGCTGCCGAAAGGCGAGATTTTTGATTTATGCGAGGAGCTTTACCGTTCTGGCTTCATGGAGGAGGCGTTTGTGGTGTCGGATTGGATGCCACGCTACATCGATCACCTTGAGGCAGATGACATCCACATTTTCAGGCAGTGGATAAGTTCCTATGTGACGAATTGGGCGGAATGCGATGGCTTCTGCAACCACACTGTCGGCGACTTGATCCAAAAGTTTCCGCTGATCGTGGATGAAGTTAAGAGCTGGGCTAAAAGCGGTAACCGCTGGCTGAGGCGTGCATCGGCGGTTAGTTTTATTGTGCCGGCAAAGAAGGGCATGTTTTTGGCGGATGCGCTGGAAATCTGCGATATGCTGCTGCTCAGCGGCGATGATTTGGTGCAGAAGGGCTATGGGTGGCTGCTTAAGGAGGAAAGCCGAGTGCATCAGCAGGAGGTTTTCGATTACGTGGTGGCTCACCGCGAAGTTATGCCTCGAACGGCGCTGCGCTACGCAATTGAGTTGATGCCCAAGGAGCTTAAAGTGGAAGCTATGAAGAAAGCCTGA
- a CDS encoding PQQ-binding-like beta-propeller repeat protein: MLKNKKTLSAKLATISICLMLSIAASTFLISSVNAHDPAWEIPTYAYIIAAPNPVGVGQHVNVIMWLDLTFPSAAYTNDYRWHNYNLTITKPDGSIETEIFETCTDTTSAQYYGYTPDQTGNYTFTFSFPGQDHDEYGHSSSSAYVGDTYLSSSATTTLAVQEEPISTGISSYPLPTEYWTRPIYGENTDWWAISSNWLGSGSPQRNSLYVADAVGSQTSHVMWTKPLQAGGVVGGDSVTVQGDTYFEGSAYINRYSNPIIVNGKLYYTEPVSFSGSTAGPTDCVDLRTGELLWSRSDVPSLSFAMVMDVPPGNPNQHGVFPPVLFTSNFARAFDGDTGDPLFNCTNVPTGTSAMGPNGEVLRYVLSNAGNDTNPNWYLGQWNSSKIWYAGASGLSPSIVNATGSTATMSGGVLSGNIIVDAGINDQTNSKCRYDWNVSAAWRNSMTLTPTVIAARYGDIMICRNGTLPSMGLALSTVSYTPYTYFAVNLNETKGVVGSILWMKTYNPPSGNLTIFQGGYGFSERIFLESYKETGQWVAYSMDTGAKLWGPSISQTEINALDYYGNQFSGASIAQVAYGNVYTSEFGGILYCYDAKTGELNWCYGNGGEGNSTNAGYYSPRGNYPMFVANIGNGIVYLETTEHTVTTPIYKGATTRAINATDGTELWTLSAYTGGGASGAAYAIADGYTTYFNGYDNQIYVLGRGATSTTVSAPHIGLSLGTPLIISGSVTDLSSGTTQDEQATRFPNGVACASDESMTDWMSYVYQQRSLPTNFTGVTISIDVIDANGNYRNIGTAQTDSTGTYRLTWTPDISGDYTVLATFAGTNGYWPSYAEDGFTVMDTAAATVVPTTEPVSIADQYFVPAVTGLFIAIIIVMVLVLLGLRKRP, encoded by the coding sequence ATGCTAAAAAATAAAAAAACCTTATCCGCTAAATTAGCTACTATTTCAATCTGCTTAATGCTTTCAATTGCAGCATCAACATTTCTGATATCTAGTGTTAATGCACATGACCCTGCATGGGAGATTCCCACTTATGCCTACATTATCGCTGCACCAAATCCAGTTGGTGTAGGACAACATGTGAACGTTATCATGTGGCTCGACCTTACTTTCCCCAGTGCTGCTTACACAAACGATTATCGATGGCACAACTATAACCTCACAATCACAAAACCTGATGGCTCAATCGAAACCGAGATTTTTGAAACATGCACTGACACCACATCTGCACAGTACTATGGATATACCCCAGACCAAACTGGTAACTACACTTTCACCTTTAGCTTCCCCGGACAAGATCATGACGAATACGGTCACTCATCCTCATCAGCGTACGTTGGCGATACTTACCTCTCCAGTTCTGCAACAACAACACTTGCTGTACAAGAAGAGCCTATATCTACAGGCATCAGCAGCTACCCTCTGCCTACTGAGTACTGGACCCGCCCAATCTACGGCGAAAATACCGACTGGTGGGCTATCTCCTCTAACTGGCTTGGCAGTGGTTCTCCACAACGCAACAGTTTATACGTGGCTGATGCCGTGGGATCACAAACCTCTCACGTCATGTGGACTAAGCCTCTTCAAGCCGGCGGAGTCGTTGGTGGCGACAGTGTGACCGTTCAAGGCGACACATACTTCGAAGGTTCTGCATACATCAACAGATACTCAAACCCAATAATTGTTAACGGCAAACTCTACTACACCGAACCAGTATCATTCTCAGGCAGCACTGCTGGTCCAACCGACTGCGTTGATCTACGAACAGGCGAACTCTTATGGTCTCGAAGTGACGTTCCATCGCTGTCATTTGCAATGGTGATGGATGTTCCTCCTGGGAACCCCAATCAACACGGAGTTTTCCCGCCAGTTCTGTTTACAAGCAACTTTGCCCGCGCTTTTGATGGAGACACAGGCGACCCACTATTCAACTGCACCAACGTTCCCACAGGGACCTCAGCTATGGGTCCAAACGGAGAAGTATTGCGATATGTGCTTTCTAACGCTGGCAACGATACAAATCCCAACTGGTACCTAGGTCAGTGGAACTCATCTAAAATATGGTATGCTGGAGCCTCTGGATTATCACCCTCGATAGTAAATGCAACCGGTTCAACAGCTACAATGTCTGGCGGAGTCCTCTCTGGAAACATCATCGTTGACGCAGGCATTAATGACCAGACCAATAGTAAATGCCGCTATGACTGGAACGTTTCAGCCGCATGGAGAAACTCTATGACTCTAACACCCACGGTAATCGCAGCCAGATACGGTGACATCATGATATGCCGTAACGGTACCTTACCTTCGATGGGTCTTGCATTATCTACCGTAAGCTATACACCATACACCTACTTCGCGGTCAACCTCAATGAAACTAAGGGCGTCGTGGGTTCGATACTTTGGATGAAGACCTACAATCCCCCCTCGGGCAACCTTACTATATTCCAAGGCGGCTACGGCTTCTCTGAACGCATCTTCCTCGAATCCTACAAAGAGACCGGCCAATGGGTAGCATACAGCATGGACACAGGCGCGAAGCTTTGGGGACCAAGCATATCGCAAACCGAAATCAACGCCTTAGACTACTACGGAAACCAATTCTCTGGTGCTTCAATCGCTCAAGTCGCATACGGCAACGTCTACACCAGCGAATTCGGCGGCATACTCTACTGCTATGACGCAAAAACCGGCGAGCTGAATTGGTGCTACGGTAACGGCGGCGAAGGCAACAGCACAAACGCAGGCTACTACAGCCCAAGAGGTAACTATCCAATGTTTGTCGCTAACATCGGCAACGGCATAGTCTACCTTGAAACCACCGAACACACAGTTACCACACCAATCTACAAGGGCGCAACCACCCGGGCCATCAATGCAACAGACGGCACAGAACTCTGGACGCTATCCGCTTACACGGGCGGCGGCGCATCAGGTGCAGCTTACGCAATCGCAGACGGCTATACCACATACTTTAACGGCTATGACAACCAGATATACGTCCTCGGCAGAGGCGCAACGTCAACAACCGTTTCAGCGCCGCACATTGGCTTATCGCTAGGTACACCGCTTATCATATCGGGTTCAGTAACGGACCTTTCTAGCGGCACCACACAAGACGAGCAAGCAACAAGGTTCCCCAATGGCGTTGCATGTGCTTCGGACGAAAGCATGACTGATTGGATGAGTTATGTATACCAGCAAAGGTCTCTCCCGACTAACTTTACTGGAGTTACAATATCTATCGATGTCATCGACGCAAACGGCAACTACCGAAATATCGGTACAGCACAAACCGATTCAACCGGCACCTATAGGTTAACTTGGACACCAGACATTTCCGGCGACTACACAGTTCTCGCCACCTTTGCAGGCACAAACGGCTACTGGCCTTCCTATGCTGAAGACGGCTTCACCGTCATGGACACTGCCGCTGCCACCGTCGTACCCACAACCGAGCCAGTCTCCATCGCCGACCAATACTTTGTCCCCGCGGTCACAGGGCTGTTCATAGCTATCATCATAGTGATGGTTCTAGTCTTACTTGGGCTTAGGAAGCGACCATAA
- a CDS encoding restriction endonuclease, with amino-acid sequence MDYNLHNGKRLEEHVEPLFRFMGYSTQFTTVLHTRAAHIIAEMDGVKGRHKVLIECANPINEPLGLYEVQKFCSRVAYAREDGKVQNGLLVSTTGFTPEAIAWCKKYCSFVDLKTYKQLMATSAKFGKMLRKFLK; translated from the coding sequence TTGGACTATAACCTGCATAATGGCAAAAGACTTGAGGAACATGTTGAACCACTGTTTAGGTTTATGGGCTACAGCACACAATTCACCACCGTTCTGCACACACGCGCCGCCCACATCATCGCAGAGATGGACGGCGTCAAAGGCAGACATAAAGTGCTCATAGAATGCGCAAACCCCATCAATGAACCCCTCGGCTTATATGAAGTCCAAAAGTTCTGCTCCAGAGTTGCCTACGCCCGAGAAGACGGCAAAGTCCAAAATGGCCTGCTGGTTTCCACCACCGGTTTCACTCCAGAAGCAATTGCATGGTGCAAAAAATACTGCTCCTTTGTTGACCTAAAAACCTACAAGCAACTCATGGCGACGTCGGCGAAATTCGGCAAAATGCTTAGGAAATTCCTCAAGTAA
- a CDS encoding YkgJ family cysteine cluster protein, producing MLETVYLHIETKTKTGRWSVNLPFLCTKCGVCCKLDDFLTAGPIKATEEEQPQIHAKLKLLYEDLAVLLEKGEEEYDRYVMHTPCPFLDGKLCSIYLIRPEGCRRFPDTPFAMLSQDCEALTRFKKQRSALKRGRKVKEVFCSTTEPTRAAELSDKQYQNCVSKLRRAGVTGDELMLFEDLNRIQKRK from the coding sequence ATGCTTGAAACAGTCTACCTCCACATAGAAACAAAAACCAAAACAGGCCGCTGGTCGGTTAACCTGCCGTTTCTCTGCACTAAATGCGGCGTCTGCTGCAAACTCGACGATTTCCTGACGGCTGGACCAATCAAAGCCACCGAGGAGGAGCAGCCGCAAATCCATGCTAAACTCAAATTGCTCTACGAGGACTTGGCGGTTTTGCTGGAGAAGGGCGAAGAAGAATACGACCGCTACGTCATGCATACGCCCTGCCCGTTTCTAGATGGGAAACTCTGCAGCATCTATCTGATTCGCCCCGAGGGCTGCCGACGATTCCCCGACACCCCCTTTGCGATGCTATCGCAGGACTGCGAAGCCCTCACCCGCTTTAAGAAACAGCGCAGTGCCCTAAAACGGGGCAGAAAAGTAAAAGAAGTTTTCTGCAGCACAACCGAGCCCACCAGAGCCGCCGAGCTTTCCGATAAGCAGTACCAGAACTGTGTATCGAAACTGCGCAGGGCAGGAGTAACAGGGGATGAACTGATGCTTTTTGAGGATTTAAACAGGATACAAAAAAGAAAGTAG